GACCGGGTGATGACCAACGCGCACGTGGTGGCCGGCACCCGCTCGGTCGCGGTCGAGCTGCGCGGCGAACGGTACGACGGCGAGGTGGTCGTCTACGACCCGGACCGCGACCTGGCCGTGCTGTACGTGCCGGGGCTGCCCGGCCCGTCCCTGCGCTTCGCCGCCGGGCAGGCCGGCAGCGGCGCGGACGCGATCGTGCTGGGCTTCCCCCTCGACGGCCCGTACGACGCCCGCCCGGCCCGGATCCGGGACGTGGACCGGATCGAGGGCCCGGACATCTACAACGCCAGCAAGGTGAACCGGGAGATCTACACGATCCGGGCGCTGGTCCGCAGCGGGAACTCCGGTGGCCCGCTGGTCTCCTCCAACGGCCTGGTGCTCGGGGTGATCTTCGCGGCGGCGGCGGACGACCCGAACACCGGGTTCGCGGTGACCGCCGAGGAGGCCCGACCGGTGGCGCTGGCCGGCGCGGAGCGTACCCGCGGGGTGGGCACCGGCGACTGCACCTGAGCCCCGCCGACGAGCCGACCGGGCGCGGGAGCCGGGCTCAGCCGGCGGCCGGGGCGGGGGCGGGCGGGGTGTCCCCGCCCGCCGGGGTGAGGCCCGGCAGCTTGGCCCGGCCCCAGGTCAGGGAGCGGTCGAGCACCGCCCGCGCCATGATCGCCACACAGGTGCCGCCGTTGACGAAGGACGCCACCACGTCGCTCGGGTGGTGCATGCCCCGGTACATCCGGGTCAGCGCCACCCCGAGCGGGACCAGCACCAACAGCGTCCACCAGGTGACCTTCCCGGCGGTGCTCCTCGCCCGCAGGGCCAGCAGCAGGGCGATGCCGACATAGAGGGCGACCGCCGCCGAGGTGTGGCCGGACGGGAAGCTCGACGTCGGCGGGGAGACGTCCATGTGCTCCACGGCGGGCCGACGCCGGTCGATGGCCATCGTGGTGAGCAGGAAGACCAGCGCCTGGGCGGTCACCGCCGCGCACAGGAACAGCGGCTCCCGCCAGCGGTGTAGCACCAGCCGCAGCACCAGCGCCACCAGCACGGTGACCGTGACGATCAACTGGGTGCTGGCCAGCGTGCTGAACACCAGCGAGACGTCGTTCCACCCGCTGGTGCGGTCGGCGGCCAACTCCCGGTTGACCGCGTCCTCCACCGTGAACGGCCAGACGTCCGGGAGCACCCGGGTCACCAGCAGCCCCAGCAGGACCATGGCGGAGAGCAGCAGGGACACCGGAAGGAGGACCCGCTTGGCGACCTGCGCGACGATGGTGGACATGGGCCGCCCAGTACCCCGGACGGCGGCCGGCTACGCGTGCGGGTCGACCAGTTCCGGCGCGACCCCGTCGACGGTGGTGCGGCCAGCGGGCAACCCGGCCTGCTCCCGCCAGGTCCGGAACGCCGCCGCGGTGGCCGCCACCACCGCGCCGCCCAGCAGCCAGCCGCCGAGCACGTCGCTGGCCCAGTGCACGCCCAGCGCCACCCGGCTCAGCCCGGTCACCCCGACGAGCAGCACGGCGACCGTCCAGAGCAGCAGCCGGCCCCCCGGGCGGCCCCGGGCGAACGGCAGGAACACGAGCAGCAGCACGCCCGCCGCGAGGGTCGCGTTCAGCGCGTGCCCGGAAGGGAACGAGAACCCGGCGGCCCGGGCCACCGGGTCGAGCAGCTCCGGCCGGTCCCGCCCGACCAGCAGTTTCAACAGCGCGCCGAGCGCCCCGCCGACGGCCATCGTGGTGACCACCCAGAGCGCCAGCCGCCGCGAGCCGCGACGCCACACCCACACCACCACGGCCAGCGCGGCGACCCGCAGCGGACCCGGTGAGAAGACGTGCGTCCACGCCTTCATCACCCGTACCCAGCCCGGATGGTCGGCAGCGAACCGGTGCAGGGCCGCGGTGACCGCCGCGTCCAGCTCGTGCAGCGGGGTCCACGACCCGACCACCAGCACCGCCAGCAACGCGAAGGGCACCAGCACCAGGAACGCCGCCACCGCCGCCAGGGTCAACCGCAGCCCGAGCGAACCGTCCCGGTCCAGGCGACGGTCCCGCCAGGACCGACCCGACGGGGACACCGAGGAACGCGGACCGGGGGAACTCATGCGGTCTGCTCTACCCACCCGTACGGGAAATCAGGCCCGCTTCAACGACCCCACAGCCGGAACCGGCGGACCATCAACGCCACCCCGATGACCAGGGCGACCGTCACGGCGACCCCGGTCCACAACCGGCGCGGGGCGGCGTCGTCCGCACCGCCGGCCGGCTGGGCCGTCCACCGGGTGTGCTGCCGGGGCGCGGTGAAGCCGAGCGGGTCGCTGCCGGTGCCGCCGGCCCGGGTGTCCGCGACGGAACCGGGGGCCGGGCCGAACCCGGCCACGCCGGGGGAGTCGTTGTCGTCCAACGGGTTGCGGTGGATCAGGGGCAGGTCGGCGGTGAGCGCGGCGACCGGGTCGACCATGCCGTACCCGAAGCGGTCGTCCCGGCCGGGGGGGCCGATGTCCTTCGCGGTGCCCAGCAGCCGGTTGACCACGTCGCCGGCGGACATGTCGGGGTAGCGGGAGCGGACCAGGGCGGCGGTCGCCGCGACCAGCGGCGCGGCGAAGCTGGTGCCCTGCACCCCCCAGTAGTTGCTCGGCGGGCGGGCCCCGACCAGGCCGGTCGCCGGGGCGGTCAGCGTGGTCGGGTGGCCGGTGATCGAACCGGACCAGAGGTTCTCGCTGTCGCGTTCCAGGCCGGCCACCGCGATCACCCCGGGCTCCCGCGCCGGATACCAGACCTTCGACGTGGTGGACGTGGCGACGTTGCCGGTGCAGGCGACCACCACCACGTCCCGGGCGAACGCGTAGTCCAGCGCGGCCGCCAGGGCCGGACTGTCACCGCTGCCGCCCAGCGACAGGTTGATCACGCGGGCGCCGTTGTCCACCGCCCAGCGCACCCCCCGGGCGACGATCATCGCGTCGTCGTAGCGGTTCTCGTCGTCGAGCACCCGGACCGGCAGGATCCGGGCGTCCGGGGCGAGCCCGACCACGCCCCGCCGGTCGTCGCCGCGCCCGGCGATCAGACTGGCCACCGTGGTGCCGTGCCCCACCGGGTCCGGCTCGTCCGTGCCGCCGGGGGAGACCAGGTCCATCCCCGGCAGCACCTGGCCGACCAGGTCGGGATGGCCACCGTCCACC
Above is a window of Micromonospora rifamycinica DNA encoding:
- the mycP gene encoding type VII secretion-associated serine protease mycosin — translated: MADDVTRVRQGSPTALHRFAGRALLGVAATTVSVLGAAPAVVAAPPSVVPGHRPSVAGTPARPAVLAGQPATVVVPRAAGPLSEPDFAPVEARADRVRDDQFQLDTLNAATAWRTSTGRGVTVAVIDSGVDGGHPDLVGQVLPGMDLVSPGGTDEPDPVGHGTTVASLIAGRGDDRRGVVGLAPDARILPVRVLDDENRYDDAMIVARGVRWAVDNGARVINLSLGGSGDSPALAAALDYAFARDVVVVACTGNVATSTTSKVWYPAREPGVIAVAGLERDSENLWSGSITGHPTTLTAPATGLVGARPPSNYWGVQGTSFAAPLVAATAALVRSRYPDMSAGDVVNRLLGTAKDIGPPGRDDRFGYGMVDPVAALTADLPLIHRNPLDDNDSPGVAGFGPAPGSVADTRAGGTGSDPLGFTAPRQHTRWTAQPAGGADDAAPRRLWTGVAVTVALVIGVALMVRRFRLWGR
- a CDS encoding phosphatase PAP2 family protein, which translates into the protein MSSPGPRSSVSPSGRSWRDRRLDRDGSLGLRLTLAAVAAFLVLVPFALLAVLVVGSWTPLHELDAAVTAALHRFAADHPGWVRVMKAWTHVFSPGPLRVAALAVVVWVWRRGSRRLALWVVTTMAVGGALGALLKLLVGRDRPELLDPVARAAGFSFPSGHALNATLAAGVLLLVFLPFARGRPGGRLLLWTVAVLLVGVTGLSRVALGVHWASDVLGGWLLGGAVVAATAAAFRTWREQAGLPAGRTTVDGVAPELVDPHA
- a CDS encoding phosphatase PAP2 family protein, with the protein product MSTIVAQVAKRVLLPVSLLLSAMVLLGLLVTRVLPDVWPFTVEDAVNRELAADRTSGWNDVSLVFSTLASTQLIVTVTVLVALVLRLVLHRWREPLFLCAAVTAQALVFLLTTMAIDRRRPAVEHMDVSPPTSSFPSGHTSAAVALYVGIALLLALRARSTAGKVTWWTLLVLVPLGVALTRMYRGMHHPSDVVASFVNGGTCVAIMARAVLDRSLTWGRAKLPGLTPAGGDTPPAPAPAAG